A genomic region of Pseudomonas abietaniphila contains the following coding sequences:
- a CDS encoding TIM barrel protein gives MTIHISTAPCCWGVDDVKNPFLPPWRRVLSEAAEAGYRGIELGPYGYLPLDAAVVSSALAENQLHVVAGTIFDDLATPTNRPALLRQTHDICTLLKTLPPIEQEAKQRYAGPYLVIMDWGHDERDYAAGHSDRAPRLSDAAWNDMMDNIRAICDIAWKEYGIRPVIHPHAGGYIEFADELGRLVDDIPDEVAGLCLDTGHLYYAGMDPIASLRTYAHRLDYIHFKDINQSVFDQVMNERIRFFDACGRGVMCPIGRGVIDYPALYRLIHELGYEGYITVEQERDPRNANGSLDDVAASRAFLARTGF, from the coding sequence ATGACCATCCACATTTCCACCGCGCCATGCTGCTGGGGCGTCGACGACGTCAAAAACCCATTTCTGCCGCCATGGCGCCGTGTCTTGAGTGAGGCTGCCGAAGCTGGCTATCGGGGAATCGAACTGGGGCCATACGGTTACCTACCGCTGGATGCTGCAGTCGTGAGTTCTGCGCTAGCAGAAAATCAGCTGCATGTCGTTGCCGGGACGATTTTTGATGACTTGGCTACCCCCACAAACCGGCCTGCTCTGCTTCGCCAGACCCACGACATCTGCACACTGCTCAAGACATTGCCGCCCATCGAACAGGAAGCCAAGCAGCGGTATGCGGGCCCCTATCTGGTGATCATGGACTGGGGACACGATGAGCGCGACTACGCCGCCGGGCACTCCGATCGAGCTCCGCGACTGAGTGATGCGGCTTGGAACGACATGATGGATAACATCCGCGCCATCTGTGACATCGCGTGGAAGGAATACGGCATCAGGCCGGTGATCCACCCTCACGCAGGCGGCTATATCGAGTTTGCCGATGAACTGGGGCGACTGGTCGACGACATTCCGGATGAGGTCGCCGGCTTGTGCTTGGACACAGGGCATCTCTACTACGCCGGCATGGACCCTATTGCATCGCTGCGCACCTACGCCCATCGCCTTGATTACATCCATTTCAAAGACATCAACCAAAGCGTGTTCGATCAGGTGATGAATGAACGCATCAGATTTTTCGACGCCTGCGGCAGGGGTGTCATGTGCCCGATTGGCCGAGGCGTTATCGATTATCCGGCGCTGTATCGGCTGATTCACGAGCTGGGCTATGAGGGCTACATCACCGTCGAGCAAGAACGCGATCCGCGTAACGCTAATGGCAGCCTTGACGATGTCGCCGCCAGCCGGGCCTTCCTCGCCCGCACCGGTTTCTGA
- a CDS encoding site-specific integrase codes for MNVMNKTNQLKAAIDGPLSLDTLAENARQAAQAFIAAGTAANTVRSYRSALAYWAAWLRLRYESVLGDGPLPETVALQFILDHLARPLEDGGWAHLLPPAIDAALVTAKVKSKSGALAFNTVSHRLSVLSKWHDVNKWPSPTASVAVKTLLREARKAQVRQGLEVRKKTAVVLEPLQAMLASCTDGVRGIRDRALLLLAWSGGGRRRSEVVGLTINDVRQLDADTWIYTLGATKTDTGGVRREKPLRGPAAQALAAWLEVAPAKSGPLFRRLYKGGKVSKSGLSADQVARIVQRRAKLACLEGDWAAHSLRSGFVTEAGRQSVPIGDVMAMTEHRSISTVMSYFQAGSLLGSPASQLLSREAQPNHDSAEPDLGHD; via the coding sequence TTGAACGTAATGAATAAAACGAATCAACTAAAAGCTGCGATCGACGGCCCATTGTCACTGGATACGCTCGCAGAAAATGCTCGGCAGGCTGCCCAGGCCTTCATCGCAGCGGGGACTGCAGCCAATACCGTGCGCAGTTACCGGAGCGCCCTTGCCTACTGGGCAGCCTGGCTGCGTCTGCGTTATGAGAGCGTGTTAGGTGACGGCCCGTTGCCGGAAACGGTGGCACTGCAGTTCATCCTCGATCACCTTGCCCGACCGCTCGAAGATGGCGGTTGGGCACACCTATTGCCGCCGGCGATAGACGCCGCTCTAGTCACGGCCAAGGTTAAAAGCAAATCCGGCGCGCTAGCCTTTAATACGGTGAGCCATCGCCTATCGGTGCTCAGTAAATGGCACGACGTAAATAAATGGCCCAGCCCCACCGCGTCAGTCGCGGTCAAAACCTTGCTGCGCGAGGCACGCAAGGCACAAGTCCGCCAGGGTCTTGAGGTCAGGAAAAAGACGGCCGTAGTGCTTGAGCCGCTGCAGGCCATGTTGGCGTCGTGCACGGATGGTGTCCGTGGCATCCGCGATCGCGCCCTGCTTCTCTTGGCCTGGAGCGGTGGCGGTCGGAGGCGTTCAGAAGTGGTCGGTTTGACGATCAACGATGTGCGGCAACTGGACGCTGACACCTGGATCTACACACTGGGAGCAACCAAGACTGATACCGGCGGCGTGCGTCGTGAAAAGCCTTTGCGTGGTCCAGCCGCACAAGCATTGGCTGCATGGCTAGAGGTCGCCCCGGCCAAGTCTGGACCGTTGTTCAGACGGTTATATAAAGGTGGCAAGGTCAGCAAAAGCGGGCTGTCGGCTGACCAAGTGGCCAGGATCGTCCAGCGTCGAGCGAAATTGGCCTGCCTTGAGGGTGACTGGGCGGCACATAGCCTTCGCTCAGGTTTTGTGACCGAGGCTGGACGGCAATCCGTGCCTATTGGTGACGTTATGGCGATGACCGAGCACAGGAGCATCAGCACCGTTATGAGCTACTTCCAAGCAGGATCACTCCTGGGAAGCCCTGCAAGCCAGCTACTATCTCGGGAAGCGCAGCCGAACCATGACAGTGCCGAACCTGACTTAGGTCATGACTAG
- a CDS encoding helix-turn-helix domain-containing protein, with product MELNDAVGQALRNARLRTGYTQEDFGNISSRTYISSLERGTKAVTVNKLTAIADMMGVHPLSILAEGFVLQSGHDLDELLARVKAELSGGK from the coding sequence ATGGAACTGAACGATGCTGTTGGCCAAGCTTTGCGCAATGCACGTCTTCGTACGGGCTACACTCAGGAGGATTTTGGCAACATCAGCAGTCGAACCTACATCAGTTCACTGGAGCGGGGGACGAAAGCGGTAACTGTTAACAAGCTGACCGCGATTGCCGATATGATGGGCGTGCACCCACTTAGCATCTTGGCTGAGGGTTTTGTGCTGCAATCGGGTCATGATTTGGACGAACTGCTGGCACGCGTAAAAGCCGAACTGTCTGGGGGGAAGTGA
- a CDS encoding MCP four helix bundle domain-containing protein: MAVIDNTNRTIQQSGIPSSAALGAMREAILGLRVNSLKLALYPSPEMREDSNRRLALQLKKFSEAQAAYSASIDHPDERALFETIKPILQATEPGIRQLIDLGKQGREKEMIDLLNGSLRQNSEQSFPKLYVLTALNDRNMKGLPTVTPILRSAWAQREHKHTQAKQHTRHEQIPNILLSRRTDWYGCKKIRIIFQPKRNMELIFTMYGSYFFWYPLACNLADTSG, from the coding sequence ATGGCCGTGATCGACAACACCAATCGCACTATTCAGCAGAGCGGCATTCCGTCTTCGGCTGCATTGGGCGCCATGCGCGAAGCCATTTTGGGCCTGCGGGTCAACTCACTGAAGCTGGCGCTCTATCCATCTCCGGAAATGCGCGAAGACAGCAACCGTCGCCTGGCACTCCAGCTCAAGAAATTCAGCGAAGCGCAGGCGGCCTACTCAGCCAGCATCGATCATCCAGACGAGCGCGCACTGTTTGAAACCATCAAGCCGATTCTGCAAGCGACCGAGCCGGGTATCCGTCAACTGATCGACCTGGGCAAGCAAGGACGTGAAAAAGAAATGATCGACCTGCTCAACGGCTCGCTACGACAAAACTCGGAACAGTCGTTTCCCAAGCTCTACGTACTCACCGCGCTGAACGACCGCAACATGAAGGGACTTCCTACGGTAACCCCAATCTTGAGATCGGCATGGGCACAGAGAGAACACAAGCACACTCAAGCAAAGCAACATACGAGGCATGAGCAGATTCCTAATATTTTGCTGTCTCGCCGTACCGATTGGTATGGGTGTAAGAAAATTCGGATTATTTTTCAACCGAAACGAAATATGGAACTTATATTCACGATGTATGGAAGCTATTTTTTCTGGTACCCGCTGGCGTGCAACCTTGCTGACACATCAGGCTAA
- a CDS encoding DNA-binding protein, with the protein MAVGVPEEEVFAAADAVLARGERPTVERVRLELGRGSPARVGSLLDQWWDRLAQRLRSETRLPSLPSEVSQAFVAVWQQAVRLAEDVAEQSLDQQRQVLMAERAEILAIEDAARQEAAQYRQQSAAAIAQQQVAERRLADLERLLDQGQRQIEDLTEQRDGLKKESETERERIQSLERQLLSDRYDADQAHKAQETYVRGVEERAHREVDRAREETKATGLQLKESAKQLVQLQQRLETTLQALDLLKPELAAEKALAAQTARQLAEWEAKFAAHSVLLETAKHAATTQQARAETLEQMVTHLRSQPQPTRNRRVTKPAAPEDS; encoded by the coding sequence ATGGCGGTAGGAGTTCCCGAAGAAGAAGTATTTGCAGCAGCTGATGCGGTACTGGCGCGTGGCGAGCGGCCCACGGTCGAGCGCGTTCGCTTGGAACTCGGGCGCGGTAGTCCTGCTCGCGTTGGTAGCCTCTTGGATCAATGGTGGGACCGCCTGGCTCAACGTCTCAGAAGTGAAACTCGCCTTCCATCTTTGCCTTCCGAAGTGTCACAGGCGTTTGTCGCGGTCTGGCAGCAGGCCGTGCGCCTTGCCGAAGATGTGGCGGAACAGTCTCTAGACCAACAGCGTCAGGTCCTCATGGCCGAAAGAGCAGAAATCTTGGCAATCGAGGATGCGGCCCGGCAGGAGGCGGCTCAGTATCGTCAGCAGTCCGCAGCCGCGATCGCGCAACAGCAGGTTGCTGAGCGCCGGCTCGCTGATCTGGAGCGGCTGCTGGATCAAGGCCAGCGACAAATCGAAGACCTCACAGAGCAACGCGACGGGTTGAAAAAAGAAAGTGAAACTGAACGTGAGCGGATTCAGTCGCTTGAACGACAATTGCTGTCGGACCGGTATGACGCAGACCAGGCTCATAAAGCACAGGAGACCTATGTGAGAGGCGTGGAGGAGCGTGCCCACCGGGAGGTCGACCGTGCCCGCGAAGAGACAAAGGCGACTGGTTTACAGCTCAAGGAATCAGCGAAGCAATTGGTTCAACTGCAGCAACGGCTCGAGACGACGCTGCAAGCCTTGGACCTTCTTAAGCCAGAGCTGGCAGCCGAGAAGGCACTCGCAGCCCAAACCGCTAGGCAGCTGGCTGAGTGGGAAGCCAAATTCGCCGCACATTCCGTCCTTCTGGAAACCGCGAAGCATGCGGCAACGACGCAGCAAGCGAGGGCAGAAACCTTGGAGCAGATGGTGACCCATTTACGCTCACAGCCGCAGCCGACCCGCAACAGACGGGTCACCAAACCGGCGGCGCCAGAAGACTCTTAG
- a CDS encoding LacI family DNA-binding transcriptional regulator encodes MSKTVRQKMRPTMEDVAREAGVSLSTVDRVLNMRADVRADTAQRIAAAAARLGFHAKGVIEQRVLNDRPTVRLGFLLQKSGVAFYQGLAQALSNAAATFARARIRVVIGYLDDLDPATVAQRILALRKQVDGLGVVAVDHPVVREAVAKLRDGGVPVVALISELSTAVGAGYVGVDNRLMGRTAGWFISQLAATPGSAAVMVSSQRFQCQELCEFSFRSFLADHSSDWDLLASRLTLEDDEFAYGNTLDLLAGEPDLVGLYIAGGGIAGVVRALREHKVQGERLPVVICHDLTPLTREALKNALVQAVLSHPVAAVAEQAVGALAEAVTSASEYAVARVMLPIQIDVPESI; translated from the coding sequence ATGTCAAAGACTGTCCGTCAAAAAATGCGTCCCACGATGGAAGATGTCGCTCGCGAAGCGGGCGTCAGCCTCTCTACTGTGGACCGGGTCCTGAACATGCGCGCCGATGTCCGTGCCGATACCGCTCAGCGCATCGCTGCGGCGGCAGCGCGATTGGGCTTTCATGCCAAGGGCGTCATCGAGCAGCGAGTGTTGAATGACCGACCCACTGTACGGCTTGGATTTCTGCTTCAAAAAAGCGGGGTGGCGTTCTATCAGGGGCTGGCGCAAGCGTTGTCAAACGCAGCTGCGACGTTCGCGCGGGCGCGTATTCGAGTCGTGATCGGCTACTTGGATGACCTTGATCCAGCCACTGTCGCCCAACGGATTCTGGCTTTGCGCAAACAAGTCGATGGTTTGGGTGTTGTGGCCGTGGACCACCCTGTGGTGCGTGAGGCCGTTGCCAAGCTTCGTGATGGCGGGGTTCCTGTGGTGGCGCTGATCTCTGAGCTATCGACTGCTGTCGGAGCAGGTTATGTGGGCGTAGACAACCGACTAATGGGGCGCACTGCGGGCTGGTTCATTTCTCAGCTGGCGGCGACGCCTGGTTCGGCCGCCGTGATGGTCAGCAGTCAGCGTTTTCAGTGCCAGGAGTTATGCGAATTCAGCTTTCGCAGCTTCCTGGCCGATCACTCCAGCGACTGGGATCTGCTCGCCTCGCGCCTGACGCTGGAAGACGATGAGTTCGCCTACGGCAACACACTGGATTTACTGGCCGGCGAGCCTGATCTTGTGGGGCTGTACATTGCTGGCGGCGGTATTGCCGGGGTGGTGCGTGCGTTGCGTGAACACAAGGTCCAAGGAGAACGTCTGCCGGTGGTGATCTGTCACGACCTGACCCCTTTGACCCGAGAGGCGCTGAAAAATGCCTTGGTGCAGGCTGTCCTGTCGCATCCAGTTGCAGCTGTTGCAGAACAGGCGGTGGGTGCTCTCGCTGAAGCAGTAACGAGTGCGTCAGAGTACGCAGTTGCGAGGGTGATGTTACCGATTCAGATCGATGTCCCGGAGAGTATCTGA
- a CDS encoding substrate-binding domain-containing protein: MFRFLITLGHRHIAHIRGGTKAAAAECLESYLQVMLENDLPPLVFEGGSDADAGRRGVDALVAHSPVPTAIFAYNDLLSCGAVNRLHGLGKRVPEDISVVGFDDIPAAASETLSITTLRQDREDQARKAVSALLVLMREGDSQAQIIVVPVELMVRRPVSAPRKPFR, translated from the coding sequence CTGTTCAGGTTCTTGATCACCCTGGGTCATCGCCATATCGCGCATATCCGCGGCGGCACGAAAGCCGCTGCTGCTGAGTGCCTGGAAAGCTACCTGCAAGTGATGCTCGAAAATGATCTGCCACCGCTGGTTTTTGAGGGCGGAAGCGACGCAGATGCAGGTCGCCGAGGGGTGGATGCGCTGGTCGCGCACTCACCCGTCCCTACAGCGATTTTTGCTTACAACGATTTGCTCTCCTGTGGTGCTGTCAATCGCCTTCACGGCTTGGGCAAGCGCGTCCCCGAGGACATCTCTGTGGTGGGGTTCGACGATATACCCGCTGCGGCAAGCGAAACACTCTCGATTACGACGTTGAGGCAGGATCGAGAGGATCAAGCCAGAAAAGCAGTTAGCGCACTTCTAGTTCTCATGCGCGAGGGGGATTCTCAGGCGCAGATAATTGTTGTGCCTGTGGAGTTGATGGTCAGGCGACCAGTCTCCGCCCCGCGTAAGCCCTTTAGATAA
- a CDS encoding sugar phosphate isomerase/epimerase family protein: protein MKIALDPYMHRHLSLPGLCRNTAELGYEYLELSPRDDFLPWWVRPRAHKERINEFKKALRDHNLQLASLLPMYRWASPHEDERRTAVNYWKEAIQIAVEMGCTTMNSEFGRGPSPDRGHKVSCCGGSHSHESSEAAWWRSMEELVPVLEKEGVTLNVEPHPEDWCETLHPALDMLKSIGSQNVKFLYCTPHTFYFGDDMAKMIADAGSMIAHVHIADTYNHKASSGLRYIVNPPGAKVTVHQHMDMHQGEIDWDLFFSSLAKTGFDGIVTACVFGWEERADDSGRFMHREIQSYVDKYFK, encoded by the coding sequence ATGAAAATCGCACTCGATCCCTACATGCATCGTCACCTCAGCCTGCCCGGGCTGTGCCGCAATACCGCTGAGCTGGGCTATGAATACCTGGAGCTGTCTCCCCGCGACGACTTCTTGCCATGGTGGGTTCGCCCTCGCGCGCACAAGGAACGCATCAACGAGTTTAAAAAGGCGCTGCGTGACCACAACCTGCAGCTCGCTTCGTTGCTGCCAATGTACCGCTGGGCCAGCCCTCACGAGGATGAGCGCCGGACGGCCGTCAATTACTGGAAGGAGGCAATCCAGATTGCTGTGGAGATGGGTTGCACGACCATGAACTCCGAATTCGGTCGAGGCCCCTCCCCTGACCGCGGCCATAAGGTCAGTTGCTGCGGCGGTTCACACAGTCACGAATCCAGCGAAGCCGCCTGGTGGCGCTCCATGGAAGAGTTGGTGCCGGTGCTGGAAAAGGAAGGCGTGACGCTGAACGTCGAGCCCCATCCTGAAGACTGGTGCGAAACGCTGCACCCGGCCCTGGACATGCTGAAAAGCATCGGATCCCAGAACGTCAAGTTTCTCTACTGCACGCCGCACACCTTCTACTTCGGTGATGACATGGCGAAAATGATCGCCGACGCAGGTTCGATGATCGCTCACGTGCACATCGCCGACACCTACAATCACAAGGCGTCATCGGGGTTGCGCTACATCGTCAACCCACCCGGAGCGAAGGTTACCGTGCACCAGCACATGGACATGCATCAGGGCGAAATCGACTGGGATCTGTTCTTCAGCTCACTGGCAAAAACCGGCTTCGACGGCATCGTCACGGCATGCGTATTCGGATGGGAAGAGCGCGCTGATGACTCGGGCCGTTTCATGCACCGTGAGATTCAGTCTTACGTCGACAAATACTTCAAATAA
- a CDS encoding Gfo/Idh/MocA family protein yields MINGSKRISRPIRWAMVGGGSQSQIGYIHRSAALRDRSFELAAGAFDIDPARGRAFGEQLGVDPERCYADYLSLFEQEAQRPDGIQAVSIATPNGTHYAITKAALEAGLHVVCEKPLCFTVEQAETLRNVAKANNRVVGVTYGYAGHQLIEQARAMIAAGELGEIRMVHMQFAHGFHSAPVEAQSQATQWRVDPRQAGPSYVLGDVGTHPLYLSEVMLPDLKIKRLMCSRQSFVASRAPLEDNAYTLMEYEGGAMGMVWSSAINAGSMHGQKIRVIGSRASLEWWDERPNQLSFEVQGQPAQILERGMGYLHANALLDDRIGAGHPEGLFEAWSNLYYRFALAMDAADRGDVEALAAIRYPDIDAGVEGVRWVERCVESADKDSVWVTY; encoded by the coding sequence ATGATCAATGGCAGCAAACGAATTTCCCGGCCAATCCGCTGGGCCATGGTGGGCGGCGGCAGCCAGAGCCAGATTGGCTATATCCATCGCAGCGCAGCCCTGCGCGATCGAAGCTTTGAACTCGCGGCGGGCGCCTTCGACATCGACCCGGCCAGAGGTCGCGCGTTTGGTGAGCAATTGGGCGTCGATCCCGAGCGCTGCTATGCAGACTATTTGAGCCTGTTTGAGCAGGAGGCCCAGCGCCCCGATGGCATTCAGGCAGTATCAATTGCTACGCCCAATGGCACCCATTACGCGATTACGAAAGCGGCCCTTGAGGCCGGGCTGCATGTGGTTTGCGAGAAGCCTCTGTGTTTCACCGTCGAGCAGGCCGAGACCCTGCGCAACGTGGCCAAAGCTAATAATCGAGTGGTCGGCGTGACCTATGGTTACGCAGGCCATCAGCTGATCGAGCAGGCTCGGGCGATGATTGCTGCAGGCGAGCTGGGCGAAATCCGCATGGTGCACATGCAGTTCGCTCACGGGTTTCACAGCGCGCCTGTCGAAGCGCAGAGCCAGGCAACCCAATGGCGTGTAGATCCCCGCCAGGCAGGCCCAAGTTATGTGCTTGGAGATGTAGGAACACACCCGCTCTACCTGTCAGAGGTGATGCTGCCTGACCTGAAAATCAAGCGCCTGATGTGCAGCCGTCAAAGCTTCGTGGCCAGTCGCGCGCCGCTGGAGGACAACGCTTACACCCTGATGGAGTACGAAGGCGGCGCGATGGGCATGGTTTGGTCCAGCGCAATCAACGCAGGCTCCATGCACGGGCAGAAGATCCGTGTCATTGGCTCACGAGCCAGCCTGGAATGGTGGGACGAGCGCCCCAACCAACTGAGTTTCGAAGTGCAGGGACAGCCCGCCCAGATTCTTGAGCGCGGCATGGGTTATCTGCATGCCAATGCGTTGCTCGACGACCGAATCGGTGCCGGGCATCCAGAAGGCCTCTTCGAAGCCTGGTCCAACCTCTACTACCGCTTCGCCTTGGCAATGGATGCCGCCGACCGAGGCGATGTCGAGGCTCTGGCCGCCATCCGCTACCCCGATATCGACGCAGGAGTCGAGGGGGTCCGCTGGGTCGAGCGCTGCGTGGAATCCGCCGACAAAGACTCCGTTTGGGTCACCTACTGA
- a CDS encoding IclR family transcriptional regulator, whose amino-acid sequence MVKTRPRPAVNGVASADRVLTVLSAFSVGDTALSLVELVERTGLIKSTIMRLMVSLETYGFVNRMADGRYMLASEVMRLNAVYQEALDLERHVVPRLHQLTDETGETASFYVRHGAYRLCQYRVNSPHRLRLHLQPGDMRPMDGAAGAEALRTPFSRAKDGLEPLYSSGATDPHAASVALPIYGPLQEIVGALVISGPAARLTADYAKSIRDVFVAVAEDLTRSLGGKSTREEKGALNAPVPKAIN is encoded by the coding sequence ATGGTCAAAACGCGTCCGCGCCCAGCGGTCAACGGCGTGGCATCTGCCGATCGGGTGCTCACCGTTCTGTCCGCATTCAGCGTCGGGGATACTGCTTTGAGTCTTGTCGAGCTGGTTGAACGCACCGGCCTGATCAAGAGCACCATCATGCGGTTGATGGTTTCACTGGAGACGTATGGCTTCGTCAACCGGATGGCGGATGGTCGGTACATGCTTGCTAGCGAAGTGATGCGCCTGAACGCGGTTTATCAGGAGGCGCTGGATCTGGAACGGCACGTGGTGCCAAGGCTGCACCAGCTGACCGACGAAACGGGCGAGACGGCCTCTTTCTATGTGCGTCACGGCGCTTATCGTCTCTGTCAGTATCGGGTCAATTCACCGCATCGCCTGCGTTTGCACCTGCAGCCAGGGGACATGCGCCCAATGGATGGCGCGGCGGGCGCCGAGGCGTTGCGCACGCCGTTCAGTCGTGCAAAGGACGGGCTGGAGCCGCTCTATTCCAGTGGCGCCACTGATCCACATGCAGCGTCAGTGGCGTTGCCCATCTACGGCCCGTTACAGGAGATCGTGGGGGCGCTGGTCATTTCCGGGCCGGCGGCCCGGTTGACCGCCGACTACGCAAAATCCATCCGGGATGTATTTGTCGCAGTTGCGGAGGACCTGACTCGCAGTCTGGGCGGCAAATCCACCCGCGAGGAAAAAGGCGCGCTTAACGCCCCTGTCCCGAAAGCTATCAACTGA
- a CDS encoding amidohydrolase family protein — protein MTITRRQFVQGGVSLGAFMSLNAFAGFRYSSGENTSMLVPPAGSVDCHMHLYDDRYPAAPGATLLPPNASLEDYRHVQERLHVRRMVIVTPSTYGTDNRVMLNGLVNAKGDARGVAVVAGTITDKELQELHAAGVRGIRFNLSYGGANLDDLEKLAARVNELGWNVQVVAPGTQLTDLESRLAKLPSRLVIDHMGHVPQPEGVKSAAFAAITRLLNNQRTWVKLSGPYIRSRVGAPSYSDVGQVALALVKINPERMLWGSDWPHPTATENKPNDAEILDLLYQWAPAEQDLTRILRDNPVSLYGFS, from the coding sequence ATGACCATTACCCGTCGTCAGTTCGTTCAGGGTGGCGTTTCACTCGGGGCTTTCATGTCGCTCAATGCATTCGCAGGATTCCGCTATTCCAGCGGCGAAAACACTTCGATGCTGGTGCCTCCCGCAGGCAGCGTGGATTGCCACATGCACCTGTACGATGATCGTTATCCGGCAGCACCGGGGGCGACGTTGCTGCCCCCCAATGCTTCATTGGAAGATTACCGTCACGTTCAGGAGCGCCTTCATGTAAGGCGCATGGTCATTGTGACTCCGTCCACCTACGGCACCGATAACCGGGTCATGCTCAATGGACTGGTCAACGCGAAAGGCGACGCACGCGGCGTTGCGGTGGTCGCGGGCACAATTACAGACAAGGAGCTGCAAGAGCTCCACGCGGCAGGCGTTCGCGGCATACGCTTCAACCTGAGCTACGGCGGAGCCAACCTCGACGATCTGGAAAAACTCGCGGCGCGGGTCAATGAACTGGGCTGGAACGTGCAGGTCGTGGCGCCGGGCACGCAACTGACCGATTTGGAAAGCCGTCTAGCGAAACTGCCCTCCCGGCTGGTCATCGATCACATGGGCCATGTACCTCAGCCAGAGGGTGTGAAGTCGGCCGCGTTCGCTGCAATCACTCGATTGCTGAACAACCAGCGCACGTGGGTCAAGCTGTCAGGCCCATACATCCGATCCAGGGTTGGCGCGCCCAGCTATAGCGACGTTGGCCAGGTAGCGCTGGCGCTGGTGAAGATAAACCCGGAAAGAATGCTGTGGGGCAGCGACTGGCCCCACCCCACTGCGACCGAAAACAAGCCCAACGATGCAGAGATTCTCGATCTGCTCTACCAGTGGGCACCGGCGGAGCAGGACCTGACACGTATCCTGCGCGACAACCCGGTCAGCCTGTACGGCTTCAGTTGA
- a CDS encoding GNAT family N-acetyltransferase gives MAAYLDQQLVGIGGLSVDPFTHASTGRLWRVYVVPAPRGQQIGRRLVSALLAHAALHFESVRLYSDTAEASTFYLRCGFTRTKDA, from the coding sequence ATGGCAGCATATCTGGACCAGCAACTGGTGGGCATTGGAGGTCTGTCTGTTGATCCGTTCACGCATGCCAGTACAGGGAGGCTGTGGCGTGTTTACGTGGTTCCTGCGCCACGAGGGCAACAGATTGGCAGGCGACTGGTTAGCGCCTTGCTTGCCCATGCTGCTTTGCACTTTGAAAGTGTGCGTCTTTACAGCGACACCGCCGAGGCAAGCACTTTTTACCTGCGCTGCGGCTTCACACGAACCAAAGACGCTTAA